Within uncultured Methanoregula sp., the genomic segment TTGTTCTCGACAACGACCTGCGGATTGTCCAGGCAAGCGACTCTTTCTGCGGGTTCACCGGTTTATCCCGGGCGAAGATCCTCAATACCCGGCTGAGCTCCCTGCCGGCCCCGCTCCTCTCCGCTGGTGAAGAGCGGGAACTCCAAGCGCTCCTGCACGGCGGTCCTTCCTGGAAAAAAGAGATCCGGGCGGTCCGGAACGGGAACGAGATCTTCTTCCATGGCCGGTTCATCCCGGCATTGCTTGAGAACGGGGTATCCGGCGTCACCCTGATCCTTGAAGATGTCACGGAACGCGTCAAAGCCGAGAGGGCTACAATAGAACGTGACCGGCTCCTCCACACGATCTTCCATATCCCGACCGCACCCCAGTTTTATATCGACCGCAACCACAAAGTCGTCTTCTGGGACCGGGCCCTTGAGATCATGACCGGCATAAAAGCAGAAGAGGTGGTCGGCACTCACGATCACTGGAAAGCGTTTTATCCGGCTGAACATCCCTGTCTTGCCGATCTGGTTATCGATGGAAACAAGGAGAAGATCGCCGAGTTATACCCGGGATGTGGCCCGCTGTCCCCGGATGCCGAAGGAAGGTACGAATACACGGGCCTTTTTACGATCTCCGGTCGGGACGGGAGGTGGCTGCGTCTTACCGCTATGCCGATCCGGGACGCGGCCGGAAACCTGACCGGTGCCATGGAGACCGTTGAAGACGTCACCGATAAGAAAAACCGCGAGTTTGTCATCCAGGACTGAATTGTTTTTTAGGGACCGGTTCATGCGAGAGAACCGGAATACCTGCAAAACGATGTTACCGATTTCCTGATGCCGTCCAATCAGGAACCAGCTCTCTG encodes:
- a CDS encoding PAS domain S-box protein → MSDNSSSDEFTHIRDVLKEHPLGMSIKEISAAVSMSRNSVAKYLDVLAVSGQIELRHVGNAKLYTLSRRIPVGDLLDHAGELIIVLDNDLRIVQASDSFCGFTGLSRAKILNTRLSSLPAPLLSAGEERELQALLHGGPSWKKEIRAVRNGNEIFFHGRFIPALLENGVSGVTLILEDVTERVKAERATIERDRLLHTIFHIPTAPQFYIDRNHKVVFWDRALEIMTGIKAEEVVGTHDHWKAFYPAEHPCLADLVIDGNKEKIAELYPGCGPLSPDAEGRYEYTGLFTISGRDGRWLRLTAMPIRDAAGNLTGAMETVEDVTDKKNREFVIQD